The Bacillota bacterium genomic interval GTTGCCGGTGGACCAGGCCGCGGATATCGCGGCTGCCGCTGGCGCTCTGGCTGTAACCAAACACGGTGCACGCCCCTCGTTGCCTACGATTTCTGCTTTGCGTAAAGTGGTGAATACCCCATGGTAACTAAATTGATTCTCGATATGGATCCCGGCATTGATGACGCTATCGCTCTGATCTTGGCCGGGCTGGCTCCGGAGGCTGAGGTCGTCGCTGTGAACACTGTCGCCGGCAATCTAGAGGTGGGTGCTGCCACCGCCAATGCCTGCGGCCTCTTGGAGGTCTTGGGCGCGTCGGCCTCCGTCCGACAGGGAGCGGCGGCGCCTCTGTTTGGGCTGCCACAACCGGCGACCGATATTCATGGTGTCGGCGGCCTGGGCAACTGGCAGGTGCCGGACGCCCCCCACCGGCTGGCCCGGGAGCATGCCGTGGAATATACAGCTGCGGCGTTAAGCGAGGCCGCCGGCGAAATAACCCTGGTCGCCACCGGCCCGTTGACCAATGTGGCTTTATTGGTTGATCGTTACCCAAGGGAGGCTGCGTTACTCCGGCGTATCGTAATAATGGGCGGCGCCCTGGCGGTGCCGGGCAATGTGACACCGGTGGCGGAATTTAATATACACGCGGACCCGGAAGCGGCACAGATTGTCTTCGACAGCGGTCTGCCGCTGACCCTGGTCGGGCTGGATGTCACACATCAGGTGCAGGTATATCCCCGTGATTTGCCAAGTATTCGCGCCACCGGTAACCAGGGGATTGGAATTGCTGCAATGCTGGAACATTATTTTCACTGGGCAGGACCGGACAAAGGGTGCCCGTTGCATGATCCGCTGGCGGTAATGGCGGCGCTCTATCCTGACTGGTTTGGAAAGCAGAAACTGCCGGTG includes:
- a CDS encoding nucleoside hydrolase — protein: MVTKLILDMDPGIDDAIALILAGLAPEAEVVAVNTVAGNLEVGAATANACGLLEVLGASASVRQGAAAPLFGLPQPATDIHGVGGLGNWQVPDAPHRLAREHAVEYTAAALSEAAGEITLVATGPLTNVALLVDRYPREAALLRRIVIMGGALAVPGNVTPVAEFNIHADPEAAQIVFDSGLPLTLVGLDVTHQVQVYPRDLPSIRATGNQGIGIAAMLEHYFHWAGPDKGCPLHDPLAVMAALYPDWFGKQKLPVRVEDSGGCRGQTVADFNRRTGQRANIHAALSVNVDECLNWFYRTLSRQ